The genomic interval TATATTTGTGCCAATTGTTTACGTAATATTactaagttttttttatcaatgtttTCCTAGAAGATATTCATAGAGGGTTTCAACATCGAAGATGTAGCATACGGTGTACCTGATAACTTAATTTTCTATGGTCATAGAAATTGAACTTGCATCAcctacaattattatttttttccttgtagTTGATTTCAGTTATTCATATAGACTGGTAAAAAGACGTTCAAGTGTAAGGCAACTTAGAGTGTTTAAAATTCCAGTTGttcaaaatatgtttttgaGTTGATTTACGATAAAGCATTTAGAGATTCATGGGTGTTTTTCAACCTTGCATAATTAACCATTATCCAAACACTCGCTGTCACCTACTCTATGGAACAACCCCCTCGACCTTCCTTTTCTCTTTACGTGATGCTATGTGATCAGTGAAGCCAGCATCTGCTAATGGAGCTCTTGGACTTCTGTATCGAGGATCTAATTTCAATCATCTTATTACAGCTCCGTGTCCATTGTGCTGAAGCTCTTGGCACTCCAATTGTTGGTGATTATAAGTATGGTTGGTTTGTTCACAAGAGATGGAAGCAAATGCCTCGGGCTGATATTGAGCCAACAACTGGGAAATCTTACAAGTTGCGAAGGCCAGAAGGGCTGGATGTTCAGAAGGGAAGTGTTTTGTCTAAAGTCCCTTTATTACATCTGCACTGTAGAGAGCTTGTACTTCCCAACATCGCAAAGTTCCTTCCGGTATTGAATCAAAAGTCAGAGAACCTGCATCCTGCACTTAGCCCGAGGCCAGATCTCCTTCGGTTTGTGGCATCAATGCCATCCCACATGAAAATTAGTTGGAATCTTATGTCCTCCTATCTGGTATAAGGAGGCATGACAACAGTTGTTCTGTAGAGCAATCTATGTTACTATAGATCGATTTTGGGGGTGAACTCCAACTGTTTCTATAATTTATAAGTTGATACTATGATTCTGAAGCTTAGTGAATTAGATTTCAATGGTAGTTTCATGCACGTAACATGAGTAGTTTCTCCTTATCCTCATGAATGGTTTCGTTTTTCAACGAGTTTGCCGAGCCAGTGTCATTGGTTATCCATAGATACATGCTACAATCTAGATGAACTGTGTTGTAATCTACTCAACTGAATTTTGGGGGATTACTGGAACAAGATTTACGAGGCCTACATTTTGCTCCTCTCTTTTCTCATGTCTGGTAATCGGTTGACCGATGGCCGATTACACAGCGCCATGAACGGTGCACTGGCCTAAAAAATTAAGAGCACGGGACAGGAGAAATCCATTTTCCTACTTATTCTTCTCCTTGGTACGAAATGAGTCATGACTATTAACGGCTGCCTCAAACTAAACAAAGCATGATGATCCCCCCCTTCCCACGGAACATCAGAGTCGTTCATTTACATGCATTGCAATGGATAGCTACTATAGTCTATCTACacccaaaaaacacaaaaagagagaatttaCGACACTAAAGTGCGAAGTAGGTGGTCAATATGGAAATCTCAATAAAGAATAAAGCCAATTCAAAATTTACATCATAATGGCTTAATCCTCGAATAGCTTCTGCCCGAAATTCCAGGAACAGTCTTTAGCTGTGTGCAATAACCCAATACAGACCTTCTGATGCGACCATCCTACATTTCCACAATCTTGCATGGATGAAATTATTTTCCTGGCATGTTCATGGTGGTTGAACGTAGTACAATGTTTGGCATCGTTCAGGTAATATGTAAGGCGAATAGTGACTGCTCTTCGATTGATCCAAGCAAAAATTATCTTTTGGAGTGGAGACATCCAATGGATACAGCAATGCAGACAAGCCACGAGGAGGATACTTGAGGAAAATTGCCTACCATATGTGTTAAATCTGCTCGGCAGGTTGGGAAAGCAGTCTTTCTGCCTCGTCGTTTGCTTCAGCTTGTAGTCTCCATCTCTGcaaagaaaaccaaatatcaataagacaaaaaaaaaaaaaaaatgtatttccAAGTGGAAAGAACATACCTCTTCAAGATTTTCTAGCTCCATTATTTGTTGTATCTGTTCTGCAATACTTTCCTATAAATAAGAATGATGGAGTTGGATTAGATTACAGTTTTCAGATCAAGTCATAGAAGTAGATAGGTTTTGCGCACCGCATTGCTTGCTGCTTCAGCAGCAAGTACATCAGAGTCCAATTCTACTTCGATTTCAATCATagaagaaatctgaaaaaatggaTACATCAATTTATACTTTGGAAAAACAAAGTTTAATGAGATAATTAGTTGGGAGACTGGGGGTGGGGTTATGGTTTTTGTCATATAGGAACATACTCTTGCGAAGCTATCAATTAGTTCAATCAGTCCCGTAAGGGAGTTTTCCAAGCCTTCTCGCACTCTTTTGACTCTACTTTTTCGAGCGCTAAAATATAACCAAAAATAGTTCAGAGACCACACTTCAAATAACGGAGATCCCCAAACCTATACTACACTAACATTCAaatcaaattcaagaaataaTGAATCAAACACCTAGATTAAAAttatgcaaataaaaaataatgttaggaGGGTTTCACCGATAAGAAGGTTCTCCCACGGCAGAGATTTTGTTCTCCAGTTGGCACATCCGAGCCAACATCCAAACCTACACAGAAAACGAATGAATCTCTCAAATGGAACTTCAAGCTACTTCGGTGAAAAAGGATTTTAACCTTGCAGGATTCTCAATGAACCGAATTCAGAAGATTCCAGGAGGATGATAACAactatttttggtattttcttCAACTATGAGTTGTTGgacattttcaatatattttaagatCTATTACTagtttgaatgatttttcaagCTCATAAGCTCTACCCAATTGCACCACCATCTTCAGATGGTGTTACATGAGACGCTGTATAAGTAAAATGTGAATAACGTTAAACTTTTGAGCACATATGTATTGAACAATTCAGTGCAGCTAAATTTTTTgtagagattttaattttacaaatatatttaaagcatCAAGAGTGGATGGACTTCATGTACATAATCTTGATATGCCTCCTAGTCTGTTTGGTCAAGATCTAAGACaaatgtctcgtttgttttcgcaaatgagatgagatgagttgagattaaagttaaaagttgaataaaatattgttagaatatacttttttaatattatttttgttttgagatttgaaaaagttgaattggttattttattttgtgtgagaatttgtgaaagttgtaatgattagatgagatgagttgagttgagaggagttatgaaaacaaacaaggcctaagctAATGAGCACTGTTTCACAATATAATTGCTTAACAGGAGGCATGTCTTTTAACCGGAGACatccttcattttttaaaacccagccatttttttttaatgtcaaaCATGATTATGGAATACAAATTGGAATTGAAATGCATTTATTACAAGGCTTGCCAGGTGAGAAATTTGAGTAGGTTGGCAAGTATTTCGGATTGTCAGGTTTCTTCTTTGCCGATTAGTTACCTTGGGCTTCCTTTGGGGGCTACGTTCAAGGCCAGTACAGTTTGGGATGGGGTGTTGGAGAAGAAGGTAGAGAGaagattggcaggttggaagatgttgtatttgtcaaaagggggaaAATCACCCTTATTAAAAGTACATTGTCTACTTATTTTCTGCCTTTATTTCCCATTCCGATTGGTGTGGCAAACCGGTTGGAGAAgttatttcaagattttttgTGGGGAGGTATGGGGGAGGAAGCTAAGTTTCATTTGGGTAGTTGGGGTAGGATTTGTACTCCTTTGTCATGCGGTGGGTTGGGGTTTCGAAAGTTGAGTATTTTTAGTAAAGCATTACTaggaaagtggttgtggaggcATCATCAGGAGTGTGATTCTTTGTGGAGAGCTGTGATTGATTCTAAATGCGGGAGTGCATGGGGAGAAGGGGAGGGGGGTTGGAGTTCTAAGGAGGCAAGAGGTACTTTTGGTGTGGGGGTGTGGAAAGATATGAGGTTGGGATGCTTTTGTTAAACatgttatttttgtggttggGGACGGTTCTAGAATTCATTTTTGGCATGATCCATGGTGTGGTAGTAGGGCTCTTTGTGCTGtttttccagatttttttcatatttctcagAATCCGGATGCTTCTGTGGCCGACTTTTTGGCTTGTTCTAGTGGCTCTTCTCATTGGAATGTTCTATTCTCTAGAGCTGTGAATGATAGGGAAATGGGGGCTGTTTCTGAATTGTTTGGTTTATTGTATGCTACTCAGCTCGGGAGGGATTTGAGGGATAAGATGGTCTGGATATCTACTGATAACAAGAAGTTTCAGTTCGTTCTTGGTATAAGACACTGTCTAGGCCGAATGGGGTTCactcttttccttggaagagtatttggaagagtAAGGTGCCTTCAAAGGTTGCGTTCTTTGGCTGGTCTGCTTCTTTAGGGAGGATTTTTGACTTTGGATAATCTCAGGAAGCATGGATTaattgttttggattggtgTTTCTTATCAAGAAACCTGGTGAATCAGTGGATCATCTATTATTCCATTGTGATGTGACCAGGTTGTTACGGTATTAAGTGTTCAATAGGTGTGGtttggcttgggtgatgcctaggagggtggtggacCTTTGCTTGCTGGAGAGGTTTAAGGAGTAATGTGCAGATTGCTGCTGTTTGGAATATGATTCCTTTATGCCttgtgtggtgtatttggattgAGAGGAATGGttgatgctttgaagataaggaacgctcaGTGGATGAACttagatgttttttctttaattccttATTTCAGTGGGCCTTGGCTATTGTATTTAATGGAACTTAGTGTCAATGatattcttgtttctttttctagcTCCTGACTTGTAATAGGTTCAGTTTTTGTATACTTATGTACTTGGCTTTGCCTTGTTACTTccctcaataaaatttttattcataaaaaaaaggctTGCCAGGGTGTACATGCAGATcatattgagataaaagttgcaACGACAACAACTAGCATGGAATCATGCCTCTTTTTCAGCAGCTTCTCTTAGGCCCTTGATGCGAGTCTGGAGCACATCATATTGGGATAGAAGTTGCTGCTTGATAGCAATTGCATCCACAGATCTTTGAGGAAGCTGACATCAATGAAGAATGggtaaatgaatttttttaatacattccATTAGAAAAATCATTCCATTAGAAAAATCTAAGGTGgacaaaaataaagagaaaaaagcaCATCAGAaagggaaatgaaaaaaaaaacaaggggAAATGAAACCATTTTAAAGGTTGTCTACACACTGATACCCCAGTTTACCGTCTGAAAAAGTGTTGctagcttgattttaaatatgcaaTAAACTGGTTGGTGCTATGCTCCATATGTTTCAACAGAATTGAAATCTGAGAAAGATGCGTATATTTGAAGGAATCCGCTACCCATGATTTGGGAAGGTTTAATGCtatatttaaacttatttgcACAATATGATATGTAAGAGGTACACATGTACAGATTACAACTAAAAAGAATCATCTTTAGTCAAATTAAAGAATACTGAATTTCTATCACAAATATTGATGTTCTTTCACGACAAACATATAAGTAATATGGAGCAGTGTACTCCCATTTCTTTATCCACTTGTTTCAAATGCCAGATACAGGAAAAGGGGAAAGAAAAGCAGATACATATGAAACTAGAGATTATTAATGCCCTAAAGAGAATGAAAGAGCCAAATGGTGGCCTTCATAGAAACTCGAAATCTCAAGGACAAGAATCTGAGAGGGAAATGTGATAtttgacaaaataaaacaaGCTTACTTGATTCAACTGGGGGAAAACAAAAGCATTTAGAGTAGCTCCCACAGCAAGTGATGCAACTACAGCAGTTGAAAGGAACTGGGGCAAGCTGGGGTCGATAATCCCAGAGGCAGCATCACCAGTGGCCAAGACAGCAAGAAGAGGAAAGAGGATGGATGGGTTAAGTAATGATGAGCTTCCTTCTTTTAGTGGAGCTCTTAACAATGGTGAGTCCCGGCCATCTTTGTGGTTGGTCAGACACAGAGGCTCCCCAGGGTAGAAATTGGGAGCTTTTGGACTGAATTTTAAGGGACCTACCTCCCTATAAATATTGGATGGAGCTGCTACAGCAATGGTAACCCTTTCTCCTTGTTGTGCTGGGAGATCAACAGTTTCTGTGGCAAATCTGTGCGTTCGTGCCATGCCTGAAGGAGTCTCTACCTGAGATTTGGAAGGGTAAAGTATTATCAAATGAGGTGTGGAGGGAAGAACAAGGCAAGTGCAGCTAAGGGTGTCATCGATGGGTATGATATTTTTTCAGATGTACTAGAGGGAGAAGCTCAAATGTTGTCGTCATATTGCACTGACAGTCTCTTGCATATTCGGTGATTGGCAATAAGTTCATGTACCAAAGAATTTCTGTTTTGGCTTAGCTTCTTGCAACTTGCAAATAAAAAGTAGGTAAGCAATGGGTCAGGCTTGCATGGGTATAATGACTAAAAGCAACACAATACACATGACTACCGATTTGAAAATTGGAAAGAATATCCAGTTAAACATTCTAAATTAAGAATCTATACCACGATAGAATGAACAGCAGAAGGACTACTTTGCTTCATTATTTGCAGTAATCTTAGCCCTCTTTTCCATGCTGGAACATCCACGCTGCGTTCGGCAGGAGGATATCCTTAGAAGCAGTGAAATATCCCAGGATTAACATCATGCACAACTATATTCTGTGATCAACATAGAATTAAAATGTGCCAACATACATAATGCTTATAATATTCCAAGAAATCATCTCATTTACAAGTGAATATGGCACCATATTCACtttgaattgaaaataatgATTTATTGCCATCACAAATAAATGGAATCCAAATAAATTCCTGGCTATTGCCAGTGCTAACCTATGGAATACAAAATCCATTGTGTAAATTGAGTGATAGAATGGAAGcaatataaacaaaaacaacagCAGCACTAGAATTATGGAAACAAATTGataaactttataataaataaacaaaccaGATGGAACCAACCTTATTTCTTCTGACTcaatactaactatatcaccaGAAATAAGTTCGTACTGGTAGCGGCACTTTGCACAAGATACAATCTGCATAAAAGTACAGTGTGTACCTTAAACAAGTGCCATTCAGTTATCAACTCTTAGCATTATAGGTGCACAGCATGTGTGGCATGAGTAGAATTATTTTCTACCAACTATTCAATTCTGGGTATTCCCCCATAAAGTGAAAACCAGATCATTATTGAAGCTTTTCTGTCTATTACCTGAATACCATGTTGGGGTTGTGCAACAGCAACAGCTATCGCACAACTTGGACATCTCACAACCTTTCCAAAAGGGACCTGAAAAGCATCAATTGCAGACACGTCAAGTCAATGACATTACAGTCATGGACTTCTCCCATTTCCAGGCTACAAACAGGGGAAGGCCAGTTTTTTAGTTGAGTTAATAACAAGGATATTTCCAGTAGAATGCTAAATGCACTAGAGAGATGGGTGCAGCCAGCAATTATGAGTTAGGTAagagaaaagcaaaaaagaaaaaatagattcatacCTCCTCGCCAGGTGATACTCCCACTTGGCAAATATCTTCAATTATCCTAAGAGCATCTGAAACCCTCAATGACACTGCAAGACCCTGAACTAATGATGTGTAAACATGCACATCTGGTCTGGTCCACCTCCATCTCTCAACAAAAGGGGTGGTTTCATCAGTACCTGCCCGTGTATACTTATCaacaatgtaaaaaaatataaatcatacaATAAGAGATACCATATGAAAATGCTGCAAACCCGAACGTGACATTTTGTACCGGAAATTCTGATAACAACCCGAATGCAACAAATATATTCTGTAATCCAGCAATATCATTTAGAGGGGCTCCAAGTCAGATAATAACGCAAGATGTGACTCCCAATTACCTTGGGACACATATAATGTATCAAGTActatttgttagaatattaattgAGCGATTAATTCACTCTTAAGCTTTTACGAAACTGGTTATCATGTATTGGAGCAAGTGACCCCTTTGATCTTACTCAATTCTACCTCCCATTTAAATTCACATTTTACATAAGGTTAGGCTTCTAGAAAAACTGGTAATATCACTACAAAATCAAGGCCAGAGCATCAGATATATATCAGCAGCAGCAAAACAGTACAGCCCTAAAGATCCGGAATCAATCAAAAACTTATTGTAAATTGAACAATCCAAGTAACAGCCGAAGCTTtcattaaagaataaaaagtatatatttaacACAAGTTGTACAACATAAACCTCGTACGTACCATTATCGAAACTCGCACGCATGGCATAGAAAACGGATAAGGCCAACTCCGCATTGTTCCGCTCAAGCGCGGCCGATACAATCAAGCGACAATCGTTAACTTCCACAACACCTCCACTCCTCCCAGACTTGTCAGCAATAATCTCCAATGCTTCAGTGGCATCCTTAGCACCTGAGACCTTAGCAAGCAAGTCCCCGTCCAGCAGCTGCGAAACGAACGAGTCCTCAGACACCCCACTTTCGCTCTCACTCAGGGAGGCTCTAGTCTTGAGGGCCTTAGAGAAGCTAGCAAAAGTCAAGGAATTGGTGGGGCATAGTAAGAGAGGAAAGATAGAAGTGCTGTTGTTGTTGGGAAAGGTTTCAGAGACTTTGGGGAGGGAAGGAGAGGGGTAGGAGAAGAGAGAAAGCCAAGGGGAGCCCAAGTTGAGTGTCATTTTGGTGGGATTTGAGGTTGGAACGAAAGAGAAGCTGAACAGTGGCACAGTTTTGATGGCTTTGGTATATAGGTGTTGTTGGCAGTTTTTGAGGATAAAGTTTAGGAACGAGAGGCTGAGGACAAGTGGAGATATGGGGTGTCCGTCAGGTATGACTGTTTGTTTGTGTGCATGGTGGTGTTTTATCAAAAATTGGAGGTGCGGGGAATCGAACCCCGTGCCTCTCGCATGCGAAGCGAGCGCTCTACCATATGAGCTACACCCCCATTC from Juglans regia cultivar Chandler chromosome 2, Walnut 2.0, whole genome shotgun sequence carries:
- the LOC108987137 gene encoding uncharacterized protein LOC108987137 isoform X1, encoding MTLNLGSPWLSLFSYPSPSLPKVSETFPNNNSTSIFPLLLCPTNSLTFASFSKALKTRASLSESESGVSEDSFVSQLLDGDLLAKVSGAKDATEALEIIADKSGRSGGVVEVNDCRLIVSAALERNNAELALSVFYAMRASFDNGTDETTPFVERWRWTRPDVHVYTSLVQGLAVSLRVSDALRIIEDICQVGVSPGEEVPFGKVVRCPSCAIAVAVAQPQHGIQIVSCAKCRYQYELISGDIVSIESEEISVDVPAWKRGLRLLQIMKQSSPSAVHSIVVETPSGMARTHRFATETVDLPAQQGERVTIAVAAPSNIYREVGPLKFSPKAPNFYPGEPLCLTNHKDGRDSPLLRAPLKEGSSSLLNPSILFPLLAVLATGDAASGIIDPSLPQFLSTAVVASLAVGATLNAFVFPQLNQLPQRSVDAIAIKQQLLSQYDVLQTRIKGLREAAEKEVWMLARMCQLENKISAVGEPSYRARKSRVKRVREGLENSLTGLIELIDSFARISSMIEIEVELDSDVLAAEAASNAESIAEQIQQIMELENLEERWRLQAEANDEAERLLSQPAEQI
- the LOC108987137 gene encoding uncharacterized protein LOC108987137 isoform X2, yielding MTLNLGSPWLSLFSYPSPSLPKVSETFPNNNSTSIFPLLLCPTNSLTFASFSKALKTRASLSESESGVSEDSFVSQLLDGDLLAKVSGAKDATEALEIIADKSGRSGGVVEVNDCRLIVSAALERNNAELALSVFYAMRASFDNGTDETTPFVERWRWTRPDVHVYTSLVQGLAVSLRVSDALRIIEDICQVGVSPGEEVPFGKVVRCPSCAIAVAVAQPQHGIQVETPSGMARTHRFATETVDLPAQQGERVTIAVAAPSNIYREVGPLKFSPKAPNFYPGEPLCLTNHKDGRDSPLLRAPLKEGSSSLLNPSILFPLLAVLATGDAASGIIDPSLPQFLSTAVVASLAVGATLNAFVFPQLNQLPQRSVDAIAIKQQLLSQYDVLQTRIKGLREAAEKEVWMLARMCQLENKISAVGEPSYRARKSRVKRVREGLENSLTGLIELIDSFARISSMIEIEVELDSDVLAAEAASNAESIAEQIQQIMELENLEERWRLQAEANDEAERLLSQPAEQI